From a region of the Drosophila ananassae strain 14024-0371.13 chromosome XL, ASM1763931v2, whole genome shotgun sequence genome:
- the LOC6504631 gene encoding uncharacterized protein LOC6504631 yields the protein MIIVWVLLLCGVLNSMAAEDDTQAVDPTTARNDPLEEADELETSTLKAYLAQYDRQCSGNSELSSWLERVRRASKMSKYKLAEKIQIRIGFEVYNERRITLEAEIDDRIEDLDSLIPQQEPNSRCSIFYQRQRNLLKKAKTLTNDKKEQKLKENSVSCPFEDYDDLRNDKEEIEDVSEEPLLVNNGC from the exons aTGATAATAGTTTGGGTTCTATTGTTATGTGGTGTTTTGAATTCTATGGCAGCTGAGGATGATACTCAGGCAG TTGATCCAACTACAGCCCGTAACGATCCTCTGGAGGAGGCCGATGAACTGGAAACCTCCACCCTGAAGGCATATCTCGCCCAGTACGACCGACAGTGCAGTGGGAACAGTGAACTGTCCAGCTGGCTGGAAAGAGTCCGGCGGGCTTCCAAAATGAGCAAATACAAGCTGGCCGAGAAGATTCAAATCCGGATCGGATTTGAGGTCTATAACGAGAGACGGATAACGTTGGAGGCGGAAATCGATGATCGGATCGAGGATCTGGACAGTCTCATTCCACAGCAGGAGCCCAACAGCAGGTGCTCCATTTTCTACCAACGACAGAGGAATCTCCTGAAGAAAGCCAAGACCCTTACGAACGACAAGAAGGAGCAGAAGTTGAAGGAGAATTCGGTCAGTTGTCCTTTTGAGGATTACGATGATCTTCGGAATGACAAGGAAGAGATCGAGGATGTGTCGGAAGAACCTCTTCTAGTTAATAATGGATGCTAG
- the LOC6504873 gene encoding vacuolar protein sorting-associated protein 13-like protein: protein MSCAQEEIVPHQGYWNVDQTLKLIRAYQDQELLWNRENLSFGHRAARTEAWMRIAAEMQAHVIEVKKKMNSMIHSHRLHKKRGTISRTWWATHLSFLSPPSQHSISRSNNNNNKKNCNSNENESDKTKGGFSENSYGSFSDKDFEDIGSDCEFVQDNPQKRSAFVEFLSEFESPSKKATKNGDIPDDNPVQDLTEEAGEEEGPPDDSEEDEEDKAAPFLQPDTTDKDPEHNDTEYYMKYVACKLRNYTPRIRSMVQFQINKIIYQADMQIFHQN from the exons ATGAGCTGTGCCCAGGAAGAGATCGTGCCACATCAGGGCTATTGGAATGTGGATCAGACTTTGAAGCTGATCCGAGCCTACCAGGACCAGGAGCTGTTATGGAACAGAGAGAATCTATCGTTTGGACATCGGGCGGCCAGGACGGAGGCGTGGATGAGGATCGCCGCCGAAATGCAGGCGCACGTAATTGaggttaaaaaaaagatgaaTAGCATGATCCACTCACATCGGTTGCATAAAAAGCGCGGCACCATCAGTCGCACCTGGTGGGCTACTCACCTCTCATTTCTCTCCCCGCCAAGTCAACACTCTATCAGtagaagcaacaacaacaataacaagaaGAATTGCAACTCTAATGAGAATGAGAGCGATAAGACTAAG GGTGGCTTTTCGGAAAATAGCTATGGATCATTTTCGGATAAGGATTTCGAGGATATAGGCAGCGATTGTGAATTCGTGCAGGATAATCCCCAGAAACGTTCGGCTTTCGTGGAGTTTTTAAGCGAATTTGAGAGTCCTTCGAAGAAAGCAACTAAAAATGGAGATATACCAGATGATAACCCTGTCCAGGATTTAACAGAGGAGGCTGGAGAGGAAGAAGGACCCCCTGACGATTCGGAAGAGGACGAGGAAGATAAGGCAGCGCCATTCCTGCAACCGGATACAACGGATAAGGATCCGGAACATAACGACACCGAGTACTATATGAAATATGTGGCCTGTAAACTAAGAAATTATACTCCTCGGATTCGGAGTATGGTACAATTTCAAATCAATAAGATAATCTACCAGGCAGATATGCAGATATTCCATCAGAATTAG
- the LOC6504872 gene encoding DNA-directed RNA polymerase II subunit RPB1 — MFQHRLQILLALGCLLAVTVASPAEETALPEQGLFGFVDRRARDIPAQAYASPVVYNSQASYSAPKAQGGYAAPVAPAPAPSYSAPAAPAPSYSAPAAPSYSAPASSGYSAPKASSYSAPAAPSYSAPAAPSYSAPAAPSYSAPAAPSYSAPAAPSYSAPAAPSYSAPAAAPSYSAPAAPSYSAPAAPSYSAPAAPSYSAPAAPSYSAPAAPSYSAPAAPSYSAPAAAAPSYSAPASSGYSAPKASSYSAPAAPSYSAPAAPSYSAPAAPSYSAPAAPSYSAPKAPSYSAPAAPSYSAPAAPSYSAPAASPSYSASAAPAYSAPAAPSYSAPAAPSYSAPAAPSYSAPAAPSYSAPAAPSYSAPAAPSYSAPAAPSYSAPAAPAYSAPAAPSYSAPAAPAYSAPKAAAAPSYSAPAAPSYSAPAPSSSSYSAPAAPSYSAPAAPPYSAPASSSSSYSAPASSSYSAPASSSYSAPKASSYSAPSSSPSYSAPASSSGYSAPSKSSGYARDMDMLGMARTAGGYGSAAPSYGGVSVPAPPCPKSYVFSCQSVFSPAPCSQGSAY, encoded by the coding sequence ATGTTCCAGCACAGACTGCAGATTCTTCTGGCCCTCGGCTGCCTTCTGGCCGTCACTGTCGCGTCGCCGGCGGAGGAGACGGCTCTTCCGGAGCAGGGACTCTTCGGCTTTGTGGATCGCCGCGCTCGCGATATTCCCGCCCAGGCGTACGCCTCTCCAGTGGTCTACAACTCCCAGGCCAGCTACTCGGCCCCAAAGGCCCAAGGTGGCTACGCCGCCCCAGTTGCTCCGGCTCCAGCTCCAAGCTATTCGGCGCCAGCGGCTCCGGCTCCAAGCTATTCGGCACCAGCGGCCCCGTCCTACTCGGCCCCCGCTTCTTCTGGATATTCAGCACCTAAGGCCTCATCATACTCGGCTCCAGCTGCTCCTAGCTACTCGGCACCTGCTGCTCCTAGCTACTCGGCTCCAGCTGCTCCTAGCTATTCAGCGCCAGCTGCTCCATCATACTCAGCTCCAGCGGCTCCCAGCTACTCTGCACCGGCAGCTCCTAGCTACtcagctcctgctgctgctccatCGTACTCAGCCCCGGCAGCCCCGTCGTACTCGGCACCCGCAGCTCCAAGCTATTCGGCCCCGGCAGCTCCTAGCTACTCCGCACCAGCTGCTCCTAGCTATTCAGCTCCAGCTGCTCCATCGTATTCAGCTCCTGCAGCTCCAAGTTACTCAGCACCGGCAGCTGCAGCTCCATCCTACTCTGCTCCGGCATCTTCTGGATATTCAGCACCCAAGGCCTCATCATACTCTGCTCCAGCTGCTCCTAGCTATTCCGCTCCAGCTGCTCCTAGCTATTCAGCTCCTGCTGCTCCCAGCTATTCAGCTCCTGCTGCTCCATCGTATTCAGCACCAAAGGCTCCATCATACTCGGCTCCAGCGGCTCCCAGCTACTCTGCACCGGCTGCTCCATCCTACTCAGCTCCTGCTGCTTCTCCATCGTATTCAGCTTCAGCTGCACCAGCCTATTCAGCTCCTGCAGCTCCCAGTTACTCTGCTCCGGCTGCTCCTAGCTATTCTGCGCCAGCGGCTCCATCGTACTCGGCTCCTGCCGCCCCATCCTACTCGGCTCCTGCCGCCCCATCCTATTCGGCTCCTGCTGCTCCATCCTATTCGGCTCCTGCCGCCCCATCCTACTCTGCTCCTGCAGCACCAGCTTATTCCGCACCCGCAGCTCCCAGCTACTCAGCCCCAGCTGCTCCAGCGTATTCAGCCCCTAAGGCTGCAGCTGCTCCAAGCTACTCGGCACCTGCTGCTCCATCGTACTCAGCTCCCGCTCCCTCATCCTCATCGTACTCAGCTCCTGCTGCCCCATCTTACTCAGCCCCGGCAGCTCCACCCTATTCAGCCCCcgcatcctcatcctcatcctaTTCAGCTCCGGCATCCTCATCCTATTCAGCACCAGCATCTTCATCCTATTCCGCACCAAAGGCCTCCTCATACTCAGCCCCATCCTCCTCGCCCAGTTATTCCGCCCCAGCCTCGTCCTCCGGCTACTCAGCTCCCTCGAAGTCCTCCGGCTATGCTCGCGATATGGATATGCTGGGAATGGCCAGGACAGCAGGAGGCTATGGATCAGCTGCTCCTTCCTACGGAGGAGTCTCTGTTCCAGCTCCACCCTGCCCCAAGAGCTACGTCTTCAGCTGCCAGAGCGTCTTCAGCCCAGCTCCTTGCAGTCAAGGATCTGCTTACTAA